TGGTCCTCCCGTTTGGCTATAATCATCGTCTATCTACGATTTATGCCCTCTCggatttaaggtcgttgctcgaccgtcgatggagataggggtttaatgtcgccggtcgacgatttgatgaagtcgtgggtttaaggtcgccgctcgattgtcggtggagacaggggtttaacgtcgtcgttcgacgatttgacgaagttgtgggtttaaggtcgccgctcgactatcgGTGGAGACAggagtttaatgtcgtcgctcgacgatttgacaaaATTGTGAGTTTAAGGtaaccgctcgaccgtcggtggagacaggggtttaacgtcgccactcgaagATTTGACGAAgtcgtgggtttaaggtcgtcactcgaccgtcggtggagacaggggtttaacgtcgccgctcgacggtttgatgaagtcgtgggtttaaggtcgccgctcgactgtcggtggagacaggggtttaacgtcgcggCTCGACGATTTAACGAAgtcgtgggtttaaggtcgcctctcgaccgtcggtggagataggggtttaacgtcgtcgctcgacgatctgacgaagacttgggtttaaggtcgccgctcgaccgttgatggagacaggggtttaacatcatcgctcgatgatttgacgaagtcatgggtttaaggtcgccgctcgactgtcgatGGAGACAGGActttaacgttgtcgctcgacgatttgttgTGTCGTTCGACACAGAGTTCggaatttgaatcctttatttttGCCCTGCATACAAGGAGTACAGGGATATAAAGATACATTGATTATTACATCGGTGCACCTTCTCATTCGGCTCTGTAAGGCTAGAGATGGTTCGCGCTCTACGGCCTCTCCAGTCgtcgtccgtcctcatcctccaagtagtaggcgtaTGACTGGAGTTTCTctacgaccttgaagggtccgtCCCAGGGGGCCTCCAGCTTGGTGACGtctccgaccggctttactttcttccatactAGATCGCTGACCTGGaacgacctcgggatcaccctccgattgtagttctgtttcatcctCTGGCGGTAGGCCATCAATCGGACGGCGGCTTTAGCACGCGATTCATCCACTAAGTCCAGCTCCAGCAACATCATCTCGGCGTTATCCTCATAGTAGTGTTGTAGCCGATCAGACTCAACTTCGACTTTGGCGaggatgactgcttcgccgccatacaccaggtagAAAGGAGTTGCCCCGATCCCTTCCTTAGGAGTCCCACAGCACACTCGGGAGCTCATCGACCCAACTACCTCCTATATGATCGAGCCGAGCATGCAAGATTCGGAAGATTTCCCGATTGGCGACCTCTGCTTGCCCGTTGCTCTGAGGGTAGACCACTGAGGTGAAGGTTTGCTGAATGCCATATCCTCCGCACCATTCTTTGAGTCCCTGACCTGCAAACTACCTCCCGTTATTTGAGGCGAGCCGACGTGGGATGCCGAACTAACAGatgatatgctgccagatgaacttcatgACCATTTGTTCAGTTATTCTCGCCAGCGACTcagcttcgacccatttggagaagtaatctactgcgaTGAGCAGGAACTTGCGTTATCCTGTCGCCATGGGGAATGACccaacaatgtccatgccccactagtCGAATGGGCAAGAGaccgtggatgccttcatctcctcggtcggccAGTGTGAGAAGCTATGATACTTCTGGTAGGACAGACAAGTGACCACCGTCAGAATGGCATCCTCCtggagggttggccagaagtatccaacCAACAGGATCTTCCTTGCTAGTGAGCGGCCACCCGGGTGTCCTtcgcaggatccttgatgtacctcctgtAGTATGTAGTCGGCGTCTTCCGACCCGACGCATTTAAGTAGAAGCATAGAGAAGgctttcttgtagagctgatccccgATCAGGGTGAACCGACCATCCCTTTTTCTTAATAAGCGAGCCTCCTcctgatcggacggtgtagctccCGACGGCAAAAACTCCGTTAATGCTGACCTCCAATCGTTTGGGAAGGTAAGCCCCTCCATCCGATTAATATGAGCCACTAGGGATACTTGCTTGATCGGCTGCGCTATGATGATTGGCGATAACGAGCTAGCTAACTTAGCCAGCTCGTTGGCTGCCTGGTTATCCGACTGGGGGATCTTTTATATGACGACTTCCCGAAAGTTGGTCTTTAATTTTTCGAAGGTTTCAGCGTAGATCTTGAGTCGTGTGTTACTTATCTAGAATGCCCCGgccagctgctgagcggccaattgagagtccgagtggatgagggcCTTGATGGCTCTGACATGCCGGGTggcttgcaagccggctatgagcgcctcgtactcggcttcattattggtggctttgtagtccagccgaacggacAACTGCATCCACTCCTCTTGGGGTGAGATGAGCAATATGCCGATCCCGCTGCCCTGCCGAGTGGAtgaaccatccacatatatcctccaaacgGCTTCCGGCTCAGGATTTTATAcctcggtaacaaaatctgccaaggattgcgctttgatggccgtccggggttgatattggatgtcaaactcgctgagttccgtcgtccatttgataagccgaccggacgcctctggattgaggaggactctacCCAAGGGGCTATTGGTCATTACGATGATGGAGTGAGCGAGAAAATATGAGTGAAGCCTCCGAGCGACCAATAccaatgcataagccaacttctcgagaccggtgtagcgagactcaacatctttcaatatatgactcaggaAATACACTGGCTGTTCCTCGCCGTTTTGCCTAACTAGCGCCGAGTCGACCgcgtgctcggtcgaggatagataaattCGGAGTGGCTCGTCGACAATTGGCTTAGCTAGTACAGACAATGAGTTAAGGTATTCCTTAAGCtcttcgaatgctcggtcgcaCTCCTAgtcccattgaaacttagtggctcggcgtaatatcttgaagaatggtaaacTCCAATCGGATGATTTGGAGATAACCCGAGACAATGcgattatccgaccggtgagacgttAGGCTTCCTTTAAATTTCTTGGCGGTGACATGTCTTGTAGTGATTTTACTTTgctaggatttgcttcgatgcccgctcggtgacgatgtatcCCAGGAATCGCCCGCTCTTTGCGCCGAAATACACTTGTTAGGATTCAGTTTTATTCCATACGTCCTGAGTGTCTGGCTGGTCTCCTTTATATCTGCGCATAAGTCAATTGCTCGGAGGGTTTtgattaatatgtcgtcgacgtatacctccatgttacgacCAATCTGTCGTCGAAACACCTTATTCATCAACCTTTGATAAGTAGCCCCGGCGTTCTTCAATCCAAATGGCATGACTTTGTAACAGTATGTTCCGTCGAccgtaatgaagctaaccttttcctgatcttcccgggcgagcggcacttggtggtacccttgatatgcgtccagcatgcatatcagctcacactcggcagtggagtctaccatctgatcaatccgaggcagcgggtagaagtccttagggcatgccttgttgaggtctcggaagtcgatgcagattcgtcacttgttgcccggcttcgagactagcactacatttgcgagctggcttgggaattgaacttcccatACGTGGCCGGCCTCCAACAGCTTCTCTATTTTTGTCCGGATGATcagattttgttcggcgctgaactctctcttcctttgttttaccggccgagcgtccggttggACGTGAAGTTCGTGTTGCATGATGCTCGGGGAAATCTCGGGGAGCTCATGCGTTGACCACGCGAACACGTCGTGGTTTTGTTGGAGACAAGCGATCAGCTCCGCCTTCTGTTCAGCTTCCAGGTCGGACGTTATGAAAGTTGTTGCTTCCGCTCGGCGAGGATGAATTTGCACTTCCTCTCACTCCTCATAAACTAGAATAGGTGGTTTTTCAGTAATGGCGCTTACCTCTAGCATGGGAGCCTTCCGAGTGGATTTGGCCTCTGTCTTAACCATCTCAACATAGTAGCGTCGAGCGGCTAGCTGGTCACCTCTGACTTCTCTCACCCGGTCGTCTACCGGGAACTTGTTCTTCTGGCAGTAGGTTGAAACTGTTGCTCTGAACTCATTGAGGGGCGGTCGGCCCAAGATAACATTGTAGGCTGAGGGGgcgtctaccacaatgaagttggTGGTTTtggtcctcctgagtggctcCTCTTCGAGTGATATGGCCAACTTAGTTTGGCCGATCGGTTGTACTTCGTTGCCAGTGAACCCATATagtggggtcgtcattggcaataGCTCGCCTAGGTCGATCTGGAGCtaatcgaaagccttcttgaagattaCATTCATCGAGCTCCCTGTTTCAACAAAAACTCGGTGGATAGTATAGTTAGcgattaccgctcgaatgatgagggcgtcatcgtgagggacttccACACCCTCGAGGTCCCGGGGTCCGAAGATGATCTCAGGCCCACTTGCCTTTTCTCGGCTGCAGCCTATTGCATGTATCTCCAGTCAGCGGGCGTATGACTTCCAGGCCCGGTTGGAGTCACCGCTGGTCGGCCCATCGACGATGATGTTTATTTCTCCCGAacagtattgcttctatttttctcctctcgAGTGGACGACCTGTTCTGCTCGCGAGAGGCTATGGGATGATCGACACTTTCCCTATGCTGATGATGGTGTTGTCGCCTGGGTGATCTTCTTGCATCCTCCCGCCATCCGGCAGATTGATGCTCATGTCGTCGGTTGGGAGAGGGAGATCGGCGACGATAGCCCTTTGGGACTGGTCTAGTGATTGGCGTCAGACCGCGGCAATCGCGTGTGTTGTGCGAcgccgactggtggaaggagcaaaaca
This genomic stretch from Zingiber officinale cultivar Zhangliang chromosome 7A, Zo_v1.1, whole genome shotgun sequence harbors:
- the LOC121999673 gene encoding uncharacterized protein LOC121999673 → MSSRVCCGTPKEGIGATPFYLVYGGEAVILAKVEVESDRLQHYYEDNAEMMLLELDLVDESRAKAAVRLMAYRQRMKQNYNRRVIPRSFQVSDLVWKKVKPVGDVTKLEAPWDGPFKVVEKLQSYAYYLEDEDGRRLERP